The DNA window ATTTATCTGAAATGAAGGTTGCAAAAAAAGTAGAACATGTCTTCTCAACTGAATCACAGCAAGATTGATTATTAAGACAGTCGATGAATGACTGGATATGATATTTGGGCAGGCATATATCAGGATCATAGACCTGTGTAGTTAATGCTATCTGAACTTGAAACTAAGATAACAAGATTCTCTGCTGCGAGCTGTGCCATTTTtcgtgtgtgacagagtataatagatgtctttgggagataaattgggaaaggtttgttgaaacagatctcatttaaaatactggagctctgtcctatgctagacatatcggctccacagcttttacaagagctttgaaaagtgctcaagagacttcactaatggattgttgtttacaaaaggcaacaggtgaaagatgttgttggagccgcaggttgtctggaagagaactagttgctctaagagggtcatgaggttttgcaggcagaaagaggcaaacaggctttctctcagaaggagagagagagacacacacatacacttctACAATATTACGGCCAGCAGAagtaactgggactggaacaggacatgctggcaagcttgtggaaagccccatttggaagatggcctggtcaaagcccttgtggttcatgcaagaggagaggactgactgtgtaatgtttcacttagaataagagaaacaaaaaaggaactctgtggagacctgaaagaaagaggttattatctggagaacctcaaaggggcaagtttcatcagaaagTCActagagtggctgatggaagtacatcagctgTTGGTGTcctggatcaacaaatctctctctgaaaaccaataagaaccttcctgagcggtaaccatttagctttcaagcaccaaagccttgtgaactttatacatgttaaattctgtacacagtataagaattgcctgcaaccagtgaacttggagaaatgagaagtgagattggactgtgaaccaaagaatctttctgaacttacacacacattacatacacgtgcgcttagaattagaagggggttaagttaggttaagtaaatcaatagtgttaagttgaagtgtgattctgttttcatgtttaaagataattaaaagcgccttttgtttaagtaaccatttgtcttggtgaatatctattgctactgggtttatgGATCCTCTGGGCTTGTTACATGTGGTTGTGGGGTGGGGTATTCTTCGGGTTGTGTTGAGGCTGAGTCTTAGCGGGCAGGTCATGGGAATGGATCTTAGTGATTGTAACCATTGTTAAGGACATTTGGTGTCCATATATCTGTGAAAACTGAAAAAGTGTTGGTGACAGAAAAGAGAAAGTGGGTAAATTTGTGGATAAAAGGAAGAAAACAATATGTCAAATCTGAATATAGAAAAGTACCAGTGAAAAGAGAGAGAAGTATCAGTATGGAGGTGAGATAGAAACAGCCACTAGCACAAATTGGGCAGATTTACTACACCTGCAGTGTACTGGAGTTGGAAGAGACCTTTTCTTGTTCAATCATAATTtagtgagtgatttttttttaacttgcactCATTAATTATAACTTATTTTACAATTGATTTGGGAAATTTAAATTCACACATTTTTAACAATTTACctgcaaagaaaataattttttcaGTTACTTGAATATTCAAGATTGAAAGAATAAAAGGTAACAAAACTCTCCTAAATCATCTGGTTTAGTTATTACCTTGCTATTTCTCTGATTAATTTATCCAAGTTCAATAACTTGCATTTATTTGATTTTTACCTCCAGGTTTTAGCTTCATTTACATTTAATTATCGCAGCATTTTCCAACTTGGTTCAGACGATTTAAATTTTTTGCTTTTCTGATTTTGTGTTCAAATAATATCACTCAACTAAAAGGTCCAATTTCAAATTGCTTCTTTGTAATCTATTATGTGCTTGTTTATTGACAGTAAATATATGGAACTGGGCAGTTTTGGACTTGGGTCAGACTATAAATATTATGTGTATATTTTCTTaacattttaaacaaatattaacaatggatattttttgttTGCTTCTCAGAGTGAACGGGAGAAACTTGAACGACTTGAGGCCCAACGGCAGAAGCAGAGAGAACTGATTATACAACTAAAGACACAGTTGGATGATTTGGAGACGTTTGCTTATCAAGAGGGCAGTTATGAATCCCTTCCACAGTCAATTGTCCTAGAACGTCAGCGGGTGAGTGCTATTAATTACACTGGACCACTcactttttcaaaaggtttacttcTTGGGGGGTAAaatagggattatgatagacaacttcaagctgaacacaaatataatttcagattggctgtatcacgtaggacagtggagaagcattaaattaacttttattgaatttaacatgtttcatAACATAATGATCctgacattgcattagttcaactgacctaaaaaattttgccactgattttcaatgTGTACTCGGCATCGGATGCTTCTCATGTCACTATCCAACAATAGTTGGGCAGCAATTGGTGGATTCCAGCTGCTGTGATGCCACTCTCCCGTGGTCGCAATGTTCTGGCCATGTtggtcactgacggcaccaagatcagcagggaagaaatcaaagtgtgaaggcagaaaatgaattttcattattatgctgcacttcatggttttatatatGCCtgaggtagacttaaaatatgacaggaaatcacaattagattgtattttaaaaacatgatacatgataggaaattttaaggtaattttcctgatctgcagcccaaaatccataaaatacaccacaAGTTTTTCAAGAAGTGATATCTTTGTTGTTCAATGTTACTAAGGTGTACTTTGGACAGCGTCATGTTTCGTCAATGACTAATTTATTTTAGATGTGTAatcatcctcaaaaaaaaacacaaagtcaGTCAAGCTTCAAGCAgctaataaataaaaacaaaactgtAACAATCAAATtggtagagagaaaaaaagttaatatttcagatcttTCAATGAGTCCAAAAGAATCTTCTCCCACGAAAGGTCTGAAAAATTAACATTTGCATGAAACTtgctcttacaatgtctaattaATTCACCTgtcttaagaataaacagtttaaaggacAAAAATACTATGCTTGCATCATACACACATCACTTGCATGACTATATAAACCTTAGTGTTTTATTGTCAGTCACATTCTTGGAAAACATTTAGCCCTCCATGAAGCCACCTGAAAGACgcacaataacattatagataattaagcacccacccccccctcccccccccccccccccccaccaagtttacagataaagcctccgaCTGGGGTGTCTCTTACtatcagggataaggagacactttaagagagtcaccccaacggcgagcagcatcaaccagctcttcatcctggctgacaccattgctgtttcacacaactttattcaaacagctgcaacaAGCAAAGGCCCtcggctggctgaatatttgctcccatcttcaccaaaggttttgtgttacttcaggtaacatttacaattttgaacttgtgtattttttgctttgaattctggataccaggagttttactgtatatgaaaTTTAAGAATTGCAAGCAATTCATATTGATTGCCCACCTTCAATTGTTCCTAGGTAGTGGTAGAatgcagccttttttttttaacccacatTGTCTCAGTATAACTGAGGCATACCAGGCCATCTGAGAAGGTGATTGGGAGTTAGCCATATTGAGATGTAGTAGCCATCTTGGGGCACTGTTAAAACACCATCAAAGTTGTCTGCAAGATCCTGCAGATTTATTTGAAGGACAAAGTGTCTTCACCATGCCAACATCCCAGTATGGATTCTAGTAGCATTCAATCAGCAATAGTTTCTgcggattttcttgtttaacagctACATGGTAAGCCTGTTAAACACCAGCATGCGCAGCAGATCTTTTTATTCTGAGCCCAGACTTTGGAAGGGGAAAATAAAAAGTGGGCAGAGGGGAAAAGATGTCCTCAAAGCACCCTTGACGAAATGCAACATTCTTGCTGACTCCTGGGAATCTGTGGCCTATGTCTCCTCAAGATGGTAAAGCATCCTGATTACCATTGAGAGCTTCTATTTATTGGGTACACCAGTAGATAGAGGAAGAATTCCACCCTCACAAATTATCCACCCAGTTGTCTTGTCAGCCACCTTCTGCCCATTCGCATATTAGCCTCATCAGTTAATTTCATAACCCACAAAACCAGAGTGTAGAGCAAGGCATCCTTGTTCCCAAGGTATTTCCACGGATTATTTAAAACTATTTCCTCGATTATaagaggtggcacagttagtgtgtaacactgttacagcaccaacaattgcGACTGGGGTTCGTATCCCGTgtcgtctgtaaggagtgtgtgtatgttctccctgtgtctgcgtgggtttcctctcaccatttaaaaatgttgtaggtcaattggatgcaattgggcttgttaacatgctgtatgtccaaatttaaatttataactgTAATTGGGGCGAAGGAACCACAGTCATCCCATTTTTACAGAATATATCATTcacaaataacattaaaatacatggatAGACTATCTGTTAGGTGTTTGAGAGTTAAATTTGCCCAAACTTCTGTTCTTTCAATACAACTAAGAAATTGTTTGTCTTGTACTGAAATAAACAGCTGGATTCAAATGTCGATATTTTTGATATGTAGCATCCTTTAATGCAGTACAGCAATGGCTGCCTAAATGTTGTGTGCCCTTCCTTATATGTAAGTTAAATTCACAGCTTTCTGACCCAGAGGTAAGTGGACTCAAGTGGCATTGCACCTGCAGCATAATAGTTATTGTGGAAAAAATCCTgcattattttgtcttttttctttttaggTGATCATCGATGAATTGATTAAGAAGCTAGATGTTAACCTAAACGATGATTTCAGTAATTTGTCACCAGATGAACTCCGATGTCGTGTTGATGCAGCAATTGCTCAAATTGTGAATCCAGCCAGAGTAAAAGAGCAGCTGGTGGACCAGCTTAAAACCCAGATTAATGACCTTGAAATGTTCATCAATTTTCTCCAAGGTGTGTACAACTATTGAGCAACACAAATTACTTCTATATTTTGTGTTCCTGTGAGGTACTGCAGTTGTTCTTCTTTgcttaaatatttttcaaaaaagtaccTGAGTGTCTGTGAACATAGTATTTTTTTACTTGTTTGTTTTGTGATATTTAGTGGATCAAGATGTTCAGGCAAAGTGATTGCACTTTTGTAGAATAGTGTTTAATGGATTGTTTCAAATGTGGGCAGTTGACACATTATTGAAATGCATTTAAAACCAATGAATTGTTGAAACGTTTAATCTAAAATGTGTTTGTATATAATGGGAGTTTAAATATTACATTTTGActtcctttgtttttcctggTAACAAAATATTTGAGTGCTCGTAAGCAATATGAGGGAGATATTTTGGCACACTCTATTTTTAAGCTTTGGAAATGAGCATCCAAACTGCCATAGATTAGACAGTGGTTCTGGCAtcctaggtgctctgtggttagtaagggatttcttaaagtggtatgtgagtggaaaagaaggTTAAGGACCACTGGATTAGATATTTTGGAGTGGGAGCATCTGAAGCATCTACCACCATAAATATTATGTGACCTTACCCATTCACTGGTGTCCCTCAAGATTTTGTGTATTATCACTAATCCGATATAATTGGGATTTTGATTTTCATAATCTTGACTGTGGCTGTTATTAGTGAAATGAAAGGACTTTGCTAAATTCATCTATGAAACAgctgattaaaaattaaaacactcAACTTCTGAACATTAATATATTATAGCAATTCAAGTCATTAAATTAAAATTGTGTCCTCTTGATGTGCACCAATCAAAAGGTATGCTGGTATTAAGTGAAATTTCTTGACTTCTTGAGGGAAAACACAAGTCACATAGTTTTTGAGATTTGAAGGTGTTTGGATTCATACTTGGCAATGCATTTGAGGACAGGACATTTTATAGGTGGCAGCTGAGCAGTAGTTTGTGATTTTTCAATCTCATCTTTTCTGTTGCCCATTTATTACACAGAGGAAAAGTTGTGGGAAAGGTCTGGTTGGTCTCAGAGACATTTGGTTATATTGCAGATCTGGACAGATCACTGGATTCTTCCGCTACATTTATCTAAATTgagaaactggggaaaaaaagaacaaaatgccCAAAATGGGAGAGTATAACATTTTGATAGTATTTCAATTTAAATGAACTGATAATTATATACTTTTGGCATTCTGAAAATcagaactgaatatttattgctttATTTGATTTTTATGGATTACCACACGACTGGATGATTGAAATATTATCTTCAGACGGGTGTTAATATTCTCATGGTATTTttcaggcaatttttaaaaaatcatcgaCTCAACAAGCACTACTGAAAATACCACAAAAGCGTGGCAGTTAGCACACTGCGACTACAGCACcatcaacctgggtttgaatccaatgctgtccttgtggagtttgtacgttctccccatggccTCTGTGGGTTCCCTCTaagtgctccactttcctcccgcCAAAAATGTTCAGGTTAATTAGTGTAAAGCGTGCTCATGGGCCAGTCAGGCTTGTTACAGTGTTGTAtctctcaaatttaaaaaaaacgtaaTTGGTCATCCATCTCATTGTTTTTATTCAAAGGTATCCACTGTTGTTGTTTGTGTTTGTTTCATGGAAAATACAATAAAGAGACCTGCTGAAATTAATCTATTGAGCATGAAAACCTGAAACTTTTAAAAGCTTTAGCTGGTCAATAtccatttggggggtgggggggggagaggaaagtAACATAAATTTTTAAGTTGCttatataaataatttgtttCTGACAACAGAGATGATCTTGCTACAGAAGAAAACTGCTGTTTTCTCCACCCACAAAAAGATCGACTTGATATGAGATGCATGTCCATCAAAtccaaacatttaaaattaaactgaaaaatcATTCATCACTGTTCTCAATATTTAAGGGttaattttcagtcatattctgaTTCCAACTGAACTATAAGCCGAAGAGAAGAACATTCATTGACTGTTTAATTGGCAGGATCAGGAGGAGGATTTGCTGTTGTCCATTCTCCATTTATCAGCATCTCAAGACCAACTAGCAGGTGGTTTTATTAGAGAGTTTTAAAAGGCCATAAATAGATTACATGTAAATAGGATTCATAAATCAGAATGAACCTTCTTGCTGTGTTGGAATCATAACTTCTTCCCCCACCCAAGTAAAAAGAAATGACTAAGAACCCAGTCTTCACTAGAGCACATCCCAAAGAATTTCAGTAAATTATTGTTGTTCTTTACTCATGTTTATTTCACAGGTGAAGCTGGCAGTCCCCCACAAATTGAGAAAGGAAGGTGTACTTGTCCTGGGCATGGAGCAAGTGGTTCCAAATCATCAAGTGGAAGCCATCATGGTGAGATCCAACTTTTCTAAAATGTCCTTTGTGTTGGATTTGTGGGTTTCCTACTAAGTAGGAGATTATAGAGATGTCAGTGTTAAAAGTTTCAGACCTTTCAACTTTAGAATAAATTTCTGGGCCATAACATAATTAAGAGTACCACTTCATTAGTTTTACAAATCTTGAGAACTTAATTAGCACAGGGCGTGCTGCCATTGTGTAGCTGGTCCTGCAGTGAGTCTGCTAAATGGTCAGACTCTTTCTGGTTGAAAACAGATCTATACAACTTCTCTGCTTTTGATCTCAGTCAGTGGTCAAGCTGGTTCCTTAAAGCTTATCTCTTTTAATTAAAGCTTATCTCTTTTTTTCTGACTCTCACCAGCATTCTGAGACCATCAGTTTTAATTATGCATTTTTGCAATTCTTTCAATCGATACTCAAGAGATGCATGGAACTAACATCGGAACCTGATATATTTTTGTTTCACGCTTTGTCACTCATACACTTTATTGAGCTTTGTTGTTGTAAGTCATCTAATCTGAGGAATTCAAGGCTAACAGAAATTTACTAGCAGGGTGAAGTTTGCCTAACACACATCATGGGGGCCCCTCACTTCTCTTAAGGCATTTACAATCCTCCATGCATTCTTTCACAAAGCACATATGGACCTTAATTAAAATGGATCAATCTACATTAATATCTACCCTGGCAGACCCTTACTTCCCCATTAGAGTCAGAGGATTTCTGCATGGAAACGACTCCTTTGGCTCAAATCGTCTCTCAAGCtgattccatttgcctgcatttggccctgtTTAATGTTCCAAAACAACTAACAGTATACTCGGGGAAAATTATCTTAATTATAATCCGGTCAGTTTATTCAAGATATCAGTTATTGAATTTTGGTTTTGAAGAAACATTACCAGCATTCAAcagttatttttcctttttttttgaaaaaaacctGACTTGATGAGATGttatttttctttccttccccattgtttttgtgggttctttctttggcttggcttcgcggacgaagatttatggagggggtaaaaagtccacgtcagctgggtTAAAGTGGTCACTTCTAACCTGATTTTGGACATGTAACGTAATATTTATGAAAATCATTGAAGCCCATTGTGCATTTTCACTTAGACAGAATCATCTTGGGCAAACTGTTTTATTATCGTCATTGGATTTAAAAAGCAAATTACttttgagaaaaaaataatttgccaCAAGTAGAATTGGATGCAAAATATATTATCCAGGAATTGCTTTGGAATTTCTTTTTCTTAGTAGGGTTGACTTTTCTGTTTTGCAGTTGATCCAGAAACAACGAGAAAAATGAGGGCGACTGGATTAAGCCTTATGCGCAGAGCGCTGGCGGTTCTGCAGATATTTGCTGTTAGTCAGTTTGGATGCGCAACTGGTCAGATCCCACGTGGATTGTGGCAACCTGATGAAACTAGCAAGGACTATGCTCCCCTGTTACTGAAACTAGAAGGAGCTGTGGATAAAGTAAGGCAGCTGGCACTAAGTCATCAAGCGGAGGAGCACTTGATCAGCAGTCGTGACCTTGCTCTGAGTCGGAAAAATGAGTTAACTACAGCTGTTCGAAAAGAATTGGCGATATCTCTCAGAGACTTGATGAGCCATGGTTTGTATGCTTCTTCTCAAGGAATGAGTTTGGTTCTCGCTCCAATTGCATGTCTCCTTCCCTCATTCACAGCCACTCCGCAAACTATGCATCCTTGGCAACTTTTTGTGAAATACTACAATACGAGAAATGGTAGAGCCTTTGTAGAGTCTCCTGCTCGAAAGCTTTCACGGTCTTTTGCCTTGCCAGTGACTGGAAGTGGCATTGTAACTCCAAAACAAAGTTTACTCTCTGCAGTTCACACTGTCCTCACTGAGCACGATCCTTTCAAGCGCAGTGTCGATTCAGAATTCAAGGCCTTGATATGTATGGCATTAAATGAGCAGCGTTTGGTTTCCTGGATAAACTTGATCTGTAAATCTGGAACACTtatccggagtcattatcagccATGGAGTTACATGGCTTCAACTGGGTTTGAGAGTACGCTCCATATTCTTAGTCGTCTTAGCACCCTGCACTTCAATCTGCCATTTGACACTGCTGTTCGACAGTTAAAAAACATCAAAGATGCTTTT is part of the Narcine bancroftii isolate sNarBan1 chromosome 12, sNarBan1.hap1, whole genome shotgun sequence genome and encodes:
- the rundc1 gene encoding RUN domain-containing protein 1; translation: MDDMSLSDSERLAGERWAPVGAVASPEEEEEEVEDEEEGGGGPGKARVMAEKMQRLEGEQELLNSSLLALTSHFAQVQFRLKQIVNAQSDEKERLLKELEEFAFKGCPQPFITRAPEGQQLDNASEREKLERLEAQRQKQRELIIQLKTQLDDLETFAYQEGSYESLPQSIVLERQRVIIDELIKKLDVNLNDDFSNLSPDELRCRVDAAIAQIVNPARVKEQLVDQLKTQINDLEMFINFLQGEAGSPPQIEKGRCTCPGHGASGSKSSSGSHHVDPETTRKMRATGLSLMRRALAVLQIFAVSQFGCATGQIPRGLWQPDETSKDYAPLLLKLEGAVDKVRQLALSHQAEEHLISSRDLALSRKNELTTAVRKELAISLRDLMSHGLYASSQGMSLVLAPIACLLPSFTATPQTMHPWQLFVKYYNTRNGRAFVESPARKLSRSFALPVTGSGIVTPKQSLLSAVHTVLTEHDPFKRSVDSEFKALICMALNEQRLVSWINLICKSGTLIRSHYQPWSYMASTGFESTLHILSRLSTLHFNLPFDTAVRQLKNIKDAF